Proteins encoded by one window of Chryseobacterium aquaeductus:
- a CDS encoding M28 family peptidase: MKKLLLIILLLFLSGFLFSQKKPVRKPKPIPKFNYIEEFKKISDEIMTNGTAYDNLGELTKGVGARFSASPGYAKATEWAEKNLKEAGAENIWKQEVRVPVWIRGKESLQIKPGNGEWKNIKMLSFGNSEGTGGKDMIYDILLVNDVQELVNLTSAQVKDKIIFVNYPIDQKIISTVDSYLIAAKSKLLSASVIGKKGAKGLIIRSLTTASDDIPHAKQIYYEPEDKVKIPAVTIGVRSADELEKLLKKQTVKAKLNMTAESKGESINHNIIGEIPGKKDGKVILLGAQLDSWDFAEGAHDDGTGVVQCLEVLRAFKALGYDNNHTIRVILYANSENGGQGRETYAAQVKKKEEKHIIALGSDSGGYSPRGFSLDMSPQRRRLFFPWKEYFLPYGVYDFDQTDAIQDIAPLKKLDIPLIELVVDTQRYFDYHHSEKDTFDKVNRRELLLGAVVMTQMVFMIDKNW, translated from the coding sequence ATGAAAAAACTCTTACTCATCATACTTCTACTCTTTTTGAGTGGATTTTTGTTTTCACAAAAAAAGCCTGTAAGAAAACCAAAGCCAATTCCGAAGTTTAATTATATAGAAGAATTTAAGAAGATTTCAGATGAAATAATGACCAACGGAACTGCGTACGATAATCTGGGCGAGCTGACGAAAGGTGTTGGTGCGCGTTTCAGTGCAAGTCCGGGTTACGCTAAAGCAACTGAATGGGCAGAGAAAAACCTTAAAGAAGCCGGTGCAGAAAATATCTGGAAACAAGAAGTAAGAGTTCCGGTTTGGATACGTGGCAAAGAATCTCTACAGATCAAACCAGGAAACGGAGAATGGAAAAATATCAAGATGCTCTCTTTCGGAAACTCTGAAGGAACCGGCGGAAAAGATATGATTTATGATATTCTTTTGGTGAATGACGTTCAGGAACTTGTGAATCTTACGAGTGCGCAGGTGAAAGACAAAATTATTTTTGTTAACTATCCAATCGATCAAAAAATCATCAGCACGGTAGATTCTTATCTTATTGCTGCTAAATCTAAATTACTTTCGGCTTCTGTTATTGGTAAAAAAGGTGCAAAAGGTTTAATCATAAGATCTTTGACGACCGCGTCAGACGATATTCCGCATGCTAAACAGATTTATTACGAACCGGAAGATAAAGTGAAGATTCCTGCGGTTACGATCGGCGTACGATCTGCTGACGAATTGGAAAAACTTCTTAAAAAACAAACCGTAAAAGCAAAACTCAATATGACCGCCGAGTCAAAAGGTGAAAGCATCAATCACAATATCATCGGTGAAATTCCAGGTAAAAAAGATGGTAAAGTAATTCTTCTCGGTGCTCAACTCGATTCATGGGATTTTGCGGAAGGCGCTCATGACGACGGTACGGGAGTCGTTCAGTGTCTAGAAGTTTTGAGAGCATTTAAAGCGCTGGGTTATGATAATAATCACACGATAAGAGTTATTCTGTACGCTAACAGTGAAAATGGCGGACAAGGAAGAGAAACCTACGCAGCACAAGTAAAAAAGAAGGAAGAAAAACATATTATTGCTTTAGGTTCAGATTCCGGAGGGTATTCTCCGAGAGGGTTTTCGCTTGATATGTCGCCACAAAGAAGACGTTTATTCTTCCCTTGGAAAGAATATTTCCTGCCTTATGGTGTTTATGATTTTGATCAGACAGATGCTATTCAGGATATTGCACCACTGAAAAAACTTGACATTCCTTTGATTGAACTTGTGGTGGATACTCAAAGATATTTTGATTATCATCATTCTGAAAAAGATACTTTCGATAAGGTAAACAGAAGAGAGTTGCTTTTGGGAGCGGTTGTGATGACGCAGATGGTTTTCATGATCGATAAGAACTGGTAG
- a CDS encoding 4Fe-4S binding protein, which translates to MAIKITDECINCGACEPECPNNAIYEGAVDWKASEGTELKGTVTLPSGLTVDADSPQEPVSDDVYFIVTDKCTECKGFHEEPQCAAVCPVDCCVPDEDHVESEEALLNKKAFLHGE; encoded by the coding sequence ATGGCTATTAAAATAACTGATGAATGCATTAATTGTGGCGCCTGCGAACCGGAATGTCCGAACAATGCAATATATGAAGGAGCAGTAGACTGGAAAGCTTCAGAAGGTACCGAATTGAAAGGTACTGTAACATTACCATCGGGATTGACTGTAGACGCAGATTCTCCGCAAGAGCCTGTAAGTGATGATGTATATTTTATTGTTACAGACAAATGTACAGAATGCAAAGGTTTTCACGAGGAGCCACAGTGCGCAGCGGTTTGCCCGGTAGATTGCTGTGTTCCGGATGAAGATCATGTAGAATCTGAAGAAGCATTACTAAATAAAAAAGCTTTCTTACACGGTGAATAA
- a CDS encoding D-2-hydroxyacid dehydrogenase, translating into MKVLANDGISKAGEFALKEAGIELLDNRVAQDHVINFINENKVDVLLVRSATKVRQDLIDACPSLKIVGRGGIGMDNIDVEYAIEKGLYVINTPNASSRSVAELVFAHFFSLARFLHESNRLMPLEGDTHFNALKKSFNNAYELSGKTLGVIGFGSIGQEVVKMGISLGMSVKVLTRKPRTETISLSFFDGQSVNFEITSTNDTDAFLKGTDFISINTPKTNEYIIDTDQFEKMKDGVYIVNTARGGVINEVTLLDYIESGKVAGAALDVFESEPAPELILLMNPNLSLTPHLGGNTIDAQEKIGKELAEQIIEIKKKL; encoded by the coding sequence ATGAAAGTCTTAGCTAACGACGGAATTTCCAAAGCTGGAGAGTTTGCCCTGAAAGAAGCAGGTATCGAACTTCTGGATAACAGAGTTGCACAGGATCATGTGATAAATTTCATCAACGAAAATAAGGTTGACGTTCTTTTGGTGAGAAGTGCCACCAAAGTAAGACAGGATTTGATCGATGCCTGCCCAAGCTTGAAAATTGTGGGAAGAGGCGGCATCGGAATGGATAATATTGATGTAGAATATGCAATTGAAAAAGGGTTGTATGTTATCAATACACCCAATGCATCGTCTAGATCGGTAGCAGAATTGGTTTTTGCACATTTCTTTTCACTAGCTAGATTTCTGCATGAATCAAACAGATTGATGCCATTGGAAGGTGATACACACTTTAATGCTTTAAAAAAATCTTTCAACAATGCGTATGAACTTTCGGGTAAAACTTTGGGAGTTATAGGTTTTGGAAGTATTGGTCAGGAAGTCGTAAAGATGGGTATTTCTCTGGGAATGAGTGTGAAAGTTCTTACCAGAAAACCACGAACAGAAACCATCAGTTTAAGTTTTTTTGATGGACAAAGTGTCAATTTTGAAATCACTTCTACAAACGATACCGATGCTTTCCTGAAAGGCACTGATTTTATCAGCATCAATACACCCAAAACAAACGAATATATTATAGACACCGATCAGTTTGAAAAAATGAAGGATGGTGTGTATATTGTAAATACTGCAAGAGGCGGTGTCATCAATGAAGTTACCCTACTCGATTATATTGAGTCAGGAAAAGTTGCAGGTGCAGCGTTGGATGTATTTGAAAGCGAACCGGCTCCCGAGCTTATTTTGTTGATGAATCCCAATCTTTCTCTTACACCACATCTGGGTGGAAACACCATCGATGCTCAGGAAAAAATAGGCAAAGAGCTTGCAGAGCAAATTATTGAGATTAAAAAGAAACTATAA
- a CDS encoding acyl-CoA reductase: MNIEKQVLGLIKLSEYIKEFLSKNSEDFNENDLEFESVLKRSEIENPWFTIENQKFALKQWSDLLTENKIKDWISQYSVSQISKKVGLILAGNIPMVGFHDVISVVLSNHIPLIKLSSKDKKMLPFLLNQWRKFSDQEVEFEFVERLTDFDAVIATGSNNTARYLEFYFKNHLSIIRKNRTSVAVLKGDETEEELKLLAHDVFQYFGLGCRNVTRLFIPEDFLIDRIFESFIDFKEIVNHNKYANNYDYNRAVYLLNQDKFWDNNFVMLKEDEKLFSPLSVIHFSRYSSLDDVKGFIADNESDIQCVVAKKELNLESIDFGQAQNPDLDTYADNVDTMKFLEVI, from the coding sequence ATGAATATCGAAAAACAAGTTTTAGGACTTATTAAATTAAGTGAATACATAAAAGAGTTTTTATCAAAAAATTCTGAAGATTTTAATGAAAATGATTTAGAATTTGAATCTGTCTTAAAAAGATCTGAAATAGAAAATCCATGGTTTACCATTGAAAATCAAAAATTCGCATTAAAGCAATGGTCTGATCTTTTAACAGAAAACAAAATTAAGGATTGGATCAGCCAATATTCTGTTTCACAGATATCAAAAAAAGTAGGATTGATTCTTGCCGGAAATATACCGATGGTTGGTTTCCATGATGTGATTTCTGTGGTTTTGAGCAATCATATTCCGTTGATTAAACTATCGTCAAAGGATAAAAAAATGCTTCCTTTTTTATTAAATCAATGGAGGAAATTCTCTGATCAAGAAGTTGAGTTTGAGTTTGTAGAAAGATTGACAGATTTTGATGCGGTAATAGCTACCGGAAGTAATAATACTGCAAGGTATCTGGAGTTTTATTTTAAAAATCATTTAAGTATCATCCGAAAAAACAGAACCTCTGTTGCTGTTTTAAAAGGTGACGAAACTGAGGAAGAATTGAAGCTTCTGGCTCATGATGTTTTCCAGTATTTTGGTTTAGGATGCCGAAATGTAACAAGACTTTTCATTCCTGAAGATTTCCTGATTGACCGGATTTTTGAGAGTTTTATTGATTTTAAAGAAATTGTAAATCATAATAAATATGCCAACAATTATGATTATAACCGCGCCGTTTATCTACTGAATCAGGATAAATTCTGGGATAATAATTTTGTGATGTTGAAAGAAGACGAGAAGTTATTCAGTCCGTTGTCAGTCATTCATTTCAGCAGATATTCTTCATTGGATGATGTAAAAGGTTTTATCGCTGATAATGAAAGTGATATACAATGTGTGGTTGCTAAAAAAGAATTAAATTTAGAGTCTATCGATTTTGGTCAGGCACAAAATCCGGATCTGGATACATACGCGGATAATGTAGATACGATGAAGTTTCTGGAAGTAATATAA
- a CDS encoding retropepsin-like aspartic protease translates to MKKSLFLFLIFCITSISAQGKRFFEGGEAILKNPVEKINLKFTSELPLVNVSINGKMYQFLFDTGAPTVISHTVYNELNLTKKHTSKVKDSQKNKQEQIFTILPEMTIDQIVFKNIGAVVINLEGPEFGCLKIDGIIGANQMAKLFWRINYSENLLEATTDLKQFSTKEYETVFSFKSHPQKTPLIESQILDKKMNLTFDTGFTGSIKILENNYDPKNGAVKSVETYGMNSVGAFGTGKPQMNYHFRVNEILLDAKKFENEIVMTGNSSLLGNEFLKKFTFIIDWQNSKIYLHRIKDNPTKLESFGFAYRFIDYKAKVVLVFQGNNIPVKVDDEIISINETSFENLDQELSCQYLLNRVEKAQNQITVKVKRDGKILEFTLDKREYLN, encoded by the coding sequence ATGAAGAAAAGTTTATTTTTGTTTTTAATCTTCTGTATTACCAGCATATCTGCTCAGGGAAAGAGGTTTTTTGAAGGGGGAGAAGCCATTTTGAAAAATCCGGTGGAGAAAATAAACCTGAAATTCACAAGCGAACTTCCTTTGGTAAATGTATCAATCAATGGAAAAATGTATCAGTTTTTGTTTGATACCGGCGCGCCAACGGTAATCTCTCATACCGTGTACAACGAACTGAATCTTACCAAAAAGCACACAAGCAAAGTAAAAGATTCTCAAAAAAACAAACAAGAACAGATTTTCACCATCTTGCCGGAAATGACGATTGATCAGATAGTTTTTAAGAATATCGGTGCAGTGGTGATCAATCTTGAAGGTCCGGAATTCGGATGTCTGAAAATTGACGGCATCATAGGAGCCAACCAGATGGCAAAACTGTTTTGGAGAATTAATTATTCTGAAAACCTCTTGGAAGCTACGACTGATCTTAAACAGTTTTCCACTAAAGAATATGAGACGGTTTTCAGTTTCAAATCGCATCCACAAAAAACGCCTCTCATAGAATCTCAAATTTTAGATAAAAAAATGAATCTTACGTTCGATACAGGATTTACGGGAAGCATCAAGATTTTAGAAAACAACTACGATCCCAAAAACGGAGCGGTAAAATCTGTAGAAACGTACGGTATGAATTCGGTGGGAGCCTTTGGTACAGGAAAACCTCAGATGAATTATCATTTTAGAGTCAATGAAATATTATTAGATGCGAAAAAATTTGAAAACGAAATCGTTATGACCGGAAATTCCAGCTTATTGGGAAATGAGTTCCTCAAAAAGTTTACCTTCATCATCGATTGGCAGAACAGTAAAATCTATCTCCACCGCATCAAAGATAATCCTACAAAGCTAGAATCATTCGGGTTTGCTTACCGTTTTATTGATTATAAAGCAAAAGTGGTACTGGTTTTTCAGGGAAACAACATCCCTGTAAAGGTTGATGATGAGATTATAAGCATCAACGAAACAAGTTTCGAAAATCTTGATCAGGAATTGTCTTGTCAATATTTACTCAACAGGGTAGAAAAAGCTCAAAATCAAATCACCGTAAAAGTAAAACGTGATGGCAAAATTCTGGAGTTTACCCTTGATAAAAGGGAATATTTGAATTAA
- a CDS encoding DUF1015 domain-containing protein, whose protein sequence is MPVFKPFRGIRPHKDHEATFPTHPLDNFTQAEITEKAQKEKTYINMIKPYVVSKSKDVDRNLRKIRSTFEELVDDKTLIQDSSSYYLYEQIYPNKQVFRGLLGLASIEDFWAGKIKRHESTIPQRKEKLAHYLDKVNLQAEPVLLTYQSNSKIELLMNHEEKNVPIFNHVDTIGIRHKIWRIDNRLKLQQFKEVIDQIDSFYIADGHHRIGSTALHAKRLKDKNKKHNGTEPYNFVYSFIVSNQSIKIHDYNRIVKSIGDLSTEEFLKSLEKYFLIHEKDETPYFPSQKFHISMYIDGKYYSLHVKHDLRSQEMSLDNLDHHLLDKYIIKDILKIEDSDSSDQITYSKGTSNIEGIKLLKEKVDNGEGRVGFGIYPVSFNDMIKISDLKLRMPPKCTFIEPKLVTALLMYDMK, encoded by the coding sequence ATGCCAGTTTTTAAACCTTTCCGTGGAATAAGACCTCATAAAGATCATGAGGCTACATTTCCTACACATCCTTTAGATAATTTTACTCAGGCTGAAATTACCGAAAAAGCGCAAAAAGAAAAGACTTACATCAATATGATAAAACCTTATGTTGTAAGTAAATCTAAAGATGTTGACCGGAATTTGAGGAAAATACGTTCTACTTTTGAGGAATTAGTTGATGATAAAACATTGATTCAGGATAGTTCTTCTTATTATTTGTATGAGCAGATTTATCCTAATAAACAGGTTTTCAGAGGTCTTCTTGGTTTGGCAAGTATCGAAGATTTCTGGGCAGGGAAAATAAAAAGACACGAAAGCACAATTCCTCAGAGAAAAGAGAAATTGGCTCATTATTTAGATAAAGTAAACCTTCAGGCAGAACCGGTTTTACTGACTTATCAATCAAATTCAAAGATTGAATTACTGATGAATCATGAGGAAAAAAACGTTCCTATTTTCAATCATGTAGATACGATCGGTATCCGACACAAAATCTGGAGAATAGACAATCGTCTGAAACTTCAACAGTTCAAAGAAGTGATAGACCAGATAGATTCTTTCTACATTGCAGACGGTCACCACCGAATTGGTTCTACAGCACTTCACGCAAAACGTCTGAAAGACAAGAACAAAAAACACAATGGTACAGAACCTTACAATTTTGTGTACAGTTTTATTGTTTCCAATCAATCGATCAAAATTCATGATTATAACAGAATTGTGAAAAGCATTGGAGATCTTTCAACTGAAGAATTTCTAAAAAGCCTTGAAAAATATTTCCTCATTCATGAGAAAGATGAGACGCCTTACTTTCCGTCGCAGAAATTCCATATTTCTATGTACATTGATGGGAAATACTACTCTCTTCATGTGAAACACGATCTTCGTTCTCAAGAGATGTCTTTAGACAATTTAGATCATCATCTTTTAGATAAATATATTATTAAAGATATTTTGAAGATCGAAGATTCTGACAGTTCAGATCAGATTACCTACAGCAAAGGAACTTCAAACATTGAAGGTATTAAGCTTTTAAAAGAAAAAGTAGATAATGGTGAAGGCAGAGTGGGCTTCGGGATTTATCCGGTAAGTTTTAACGATATGATTAAAATTTCTGATTTAAAACTTCGTATGCCTCCAAAATGTACATTTATAGAGCCCAAATTGGTTACTGCATTGTTGATGTATGACATGAAATAG
- the serC gene encoding 3-phosphoserine/phosphohydroxythreonine transaminase encodes MSKKHNFSAGPCILPQEVFEKSAQAILDFNGIGLSLLEISHRSKDFVAVMDEARAIVKRLMNLGDDYEVLYLGGGASLQFAMVPYNLMKVGGKAAYTNTGTWAAGAIKEAQKVGTIDVVGSSKEDNYSFIPKDYTVGAEYDYFHCTSNNTIFGTQMKSFPEVDTLMVCDMSSDIFSRQLDFSKFDLIYAGAQKNMGPAGVTLVVIKKEILGKTGRENMFSILDYSQHISKESMYNTPPVFPVYATLLTLQHLENNGGIAAAEARNEAKAKLLYNEIDSNPLFETFCVEEDRSLMNVSFKLIDDSKKEEFDAAWKAAGISGLNGHRSLGGYRASMYNALPIESVQVLVDVMKSIK; translated from the coding sequence ATGAGCAAAAAGCACAATTTCAGCGCAGGACCATGTATTTTACCTCAGGAAGTATTCGAAAAATCTGCACAGGCGATTTTAGATTTTAATGGGATCGGCTTATCTCTTCTTGAAATTTCGCACAGAAGTAAAGATTTTGTCGCAGTGATGGATGAAGCTCGCGCAATTGTAAAAAGATTGATGAATCTGGGTGATGACTATGAAGTTTTGTATTTGGGTGGCGGTGCAAGTCTTCAGTTTGCAATGGTGCCTTACAATTTGATGAAAGTGGGCGGAAAGGCTGCATATACAAATACAGGTACTTGGGCAGCCGGAGCTATAAAAGAAGCACAAAAAGTAGGTACAATAGATGTTGTAGGTTCTTCTAAAGAAGACAATTACTCTTTTATTCCGAAAGATTATACCGTAGGTGCAGAATATGATTATTTCCACTGTACTTCAAACAATACTATTTTTGGAACTCAAATGAAATCGTTCCCGGAAGTTGATACTTTAATGGTTTGTGACATGAGTTCCGATATATTTTCAAGACAATTAGATTTTTCTAAATTTGATTTAATTTACGCCGGAGCTCAGAAAAATATGGGTCCTGCGGGAGTAACTTTAGTGGTTATCAAAAAAGAAATTTTAGGTAAAACAGGAAGAGAAAACATGTTCTCGATCTTAGATTATTCTCAGCATATTTCTAAAGAATCTATGTATAATACTCCACCGGTTTTCCCTGTGTATGCAACTTTATTGACATTGCAACATTTAGAAAACAACGGAGGAATTGCCGCTGCTGAAGCTAGAAACGAAGCAAAAGCAAAACTTTTATACAACGAAATCGACAGCAACCCATTATTTGAAACATTCTGTGTGGAGGAAGATCGTTCGTTGATGAATGTTTCATTTAAATTAATTGACGACAGCAAAAAAGAAGAATTTGATGCTGCATGGAAAGCTGCAGGAATCAGCGGATTGAATGGTCACAGAAGTTTAGGGGGATACAGAGCAAGCATGTATAATGCGTTACCTATTGAAAGCGTACAGGTTTTGGTAGATGTAATGAAGTCAATAAAATAA